GCACTGGTTTCAGTGACGTTTGGTTGTGTGGCCTCTGTAAGCCCCATCATGTTCCTGAGGATCACTATTCACATTTGTAAACTAGTTAATATAACGTTGTCCACTGTATGTCTCAGGGTTATTGTGAGACTCAGCTCAGCTAATCCATATAAGAGTAGCTTAAATATTATGAATCAATTAATAAGCATAAGACAGTATTGTTTCAATGGAACTAGGATGGAGTAAGTATGGTCCCTGTGTTCATGTTGAAATGTTACTTCAGCCCACACAGCTGACATTTGGAGGGGTTCAGTTTTACCTATTACATATTGCCTATACTGTGGAGTAAATGACTCAAATGCCATTTGCACACCAAATATTTGCTCAGTTGACACTGAGTTGAAAAGAATCTTAAAACTCCAGACTACTCCTGAGAGACCACTAAAACTAAGGAGAAATATTAGTGGCATAGGTACCACCGTTCCTTCTATAGAACCCGTGATGATAATTACTAATTAGTCATAGCATGTGTTCTCACCAAGGCTGGATGCAACCTCAGAATCCTTCTAAATAGAGCAGCTTAAGCGGCCATTACTATGTTTTTATAGTATGCACAAAAGTTTGAATTCTACAAATAGACTCTGAGACAGAGTAAGTTAATAATAAAGACATTAGACCATTGTTTTCAAGAGACAGTAAATGGATGTAGCAGCCAACAGGGAAAACTAACAAGCCATCAGATAACATATGGGAATTCCTTGCAAAAATCATCCATATCTTTATAGCAATGCAGAAGGAGTGCTGTTAGAGTTAaattaatacaaagaaagaaagagagagagagaaagaaagagaggaaagaaggaagggagggagtgagggagaaaggaagaggaaggaagggaaagaaagaaagaaagaaagaaagaaaagaaagaaagaagaaagaaagaaagaaagaaagaaagaaagaaagaaagaaagaaagaagaaggaagaaggaagaaggaaggaaggaaggaaagaaagaaagaaagaaagaaagaaagagaaagaaagaaagaaaaagaaaggaaggaaggaaggaaggaaggaaggaaggaaggaagagaaggaaaggaaggaagaaaggaaaaagcaagcaGCATTTAGAGTCGAAAAACTACTCTGAATAATTAAGTGTTGGAACAAGAAGTCATACCTGTAGCATTTGCCTCACTCCTTGTATAaagggtaagcatctgccttacaTCATTAACTTACTCATGAATACAGTAACTACAGAAATGGGTTTCCTGTGTCTCAAAGAAAAAGTCTCCTTTACATTTAACAAGTTATAGTTAAGCAGACAAGGAAAGCTATTTTCTTATTTGGGGAAGCTTTACATCaggagtgcgtgtgtgtgtgtgtgtgtgtgtgtgtgtgtgtgtgtgtgtgtgtgtgtttaagctTGCTGTCCAAAGCTTCTTCTCTGAGGGATCGTCCCCTAGGCAAAACGCACTAATGTCACTGTCACCGTGCTTACGTTGGTAGATTGACTGCAGTGAGTTCCGGGATCCCAAGGTCTACTGCACACGGGAATCTAACCCCCACTGTGGCTCTGATGGCCAGACATATGGCAACAAATGTGCCTTCTGTAAGGCGATGGTGTAAGTATCATACTCATCAAAATCAGAAACTTGAAAAGCTTGGAGAAAATTTATCatcaataaaaatactattttatccaaatcatgttcattttcttttataccaAATTATATGCTACTAAGGTACCAATTTCCATTCATTcctcttttattttgatgaaaaagaGCCTTTCAACAAAGAATAGAGGAAACAATTATCCTTTATAATGCAGACTAGTCAAACTTTACATAGTATAGGAGGAAGATTCCATTAAGGACCAATATGTATTGAATTTACAAGTTTATAAAACACAGAAGAGATGCTATGGATTTTAGCCAATAAACTAACATCTTCCCAAGGGATCagtttataattaataaaaattcattcaatcTATCAATCGTTTAGTCTAATTGATTGCTCTAAAACCAAGGAAATTATAACCCTTGTTTAAGCCAGATAAAAGTCTCTCCCTCCTCACCAGTGTCTTCATTCTCTGGTATTAGAGATTCTTCTctgaatgtcttaatttctctcaaCTTCGCTGTAAAATGCCTAAGTACAGGGATTATATAACTCCTTATTAATAATAACAGGGCCAGGCACATagaatgaaattaataaattagtaaGTGCCTACTTGCTTATGTAACATACCGTATTAATTAACACCAAACTTTCCCAGAAGAAAGGCAGTAGGGTAAACAGAGATTTGATTTAATGAACACATATTACTGAGAAGGACTGAATATATGATATTCAGTGCCAATATATATAAGGTGCCAAATGTCTCAATATTTGGTTCAACCTCTTACATCTTCTATCAGGACTATGACACTAGAGTCCCTTTGCCATTATCTCTCCTGTCACTTTTACATTTTCTGCGTGTATGCATATTTATTCTCAAAGAATGAACAATTGAAACCAAAAGGTCAAGGGTGGgtaaaattctgaaatttgttCAAGATTCATGTTTTCTGTAATTTGTCCAGATGTCATTATGAGTACATTTAATTAACCTCTGCCAAATCATAAATGTGGATACATATAGAATCAAATGATTGCAGGGACTCTGCATAGTCAAACCTTTTTCCAACCTTTGTAATGAATACTAATGACCCTGCACTGAGCAtacatctgtctttctcttttatagGAAAAGTGGTGGGAAGATCAATCTAAAGCATCAAGGAAAATGCTGAGTTTTGTGCCGTGTTTGTGCTGACTTCCAGCCACTTCTTTTctcacttctgtttttctccaatgGATCccttaaatttctaaaaatatgccTTCTACTCTGTCTGGCTCTTGGGCAGTTCAGTATATATCTATTTCCCTGGATTTGCTTGTCAATAAAGTAAACTCTGTAGAAGC
The Ailuropoda melanoleuca isolate Jingjing chromosome 3, ASM200744v2, whole genome shotgun sequence DNA segment above includes these coding regions:
- the SPINK6 gene encoding serine protease inhibitor Kazal-type 6 isoform X2 → MNILSVFLLLSLALFSIFSGVFSQGGQIDCSEFRDPKVYCTRESNPHCGSDGQTYGNKCAFCKAMVKSGGKINLKHQGKC
- the SPINK6 gene encoding serine protease inhibitor Kazal-type 6 isoform X1, with the translated sequence MNILSVFLLLSLALFSIFSGVFSQGGQDKRGWMARSEGQLPRKGVLRRRLSHIDCSEFRDPKVYCTRESNPHCGSDGQTYGNKCAFCKAMVKSGGKINLKHQGKC